A genomic segment from Salvelinus sp. IW2-2015 unplaced genomic scaffold, ASM291031v2 Un_scaffold2246, whole genome shotgun sequence encodes:
- the LOC139025090 gene encoding uncharacterized protein has translation MTAKCVXYMDDVNILCTDLLSVDRTLDRTDWYGRASGARVNRDKTEAQFFGPWADPDLTRLPLTVKTTDIKVLGVKFDREGGGSGNWNGILGTVRQRLGFWGLQQLTFEGKVLIIKAVIFPVLLLISSVFIPPRRSLLALERMLFYFLWGSKWERLRREVVKRPRSKGGKGLPDLYLFLGSRYTALHLTLATSPVNNKTQALARFWLGSYLRTLRLIPVDLRAPVSFLLPTHYAQLQKFLRHFKLEKEAVTVLTKHRSLFSLVQDREPVCPVRGLAIGEPTTVWRNVADPALLNWHRDLSWMVAHEILPVRAVMHSRGMARRSACPRPGCGQEESVRHLLCECRAARDLWKEAGPLITPCLPAGEDLTPQLVLYGVGRRPIPSTAFTKLWPTLTCLKDALWSSRNLLVAKSVETTPQAVAMVATEALGWYRRKGASTPREGSPTTP, from the coding sequence ATGACCGCCAAGTGCGTTWTTTACATGGACGACGTCAACATTTTATGTACCGACCTTTTATCCGTCGACAGGACCCTGGACAGGACCGACTGGTACGGACGAGCCTCTGGGGCGAGAGTGAACAGAGACAAGACCGAGGCCCAATTTTTCGGACCATGGGCAGACCCAGACTTGACCAGACTACCACTGACGGTCAAAACGACGGACATAAAGGTACTGGGGGTAAAGTTTGaccgggagggaggagggagcggcAACTGGAATGGGATCCTGGGGACAGTAAGACAGAGACTGGGTTTTTGGGGACTACAACAGCTGACTTTTGAGGGCAAGGTTTTAATCATTAAAGCtgtgatttttcctgtgcttttaTTAATCAGTTCGGTTTTTATCCCCCCACGAAGGAGTCTTTTAGCCCTGGAGCGGATGCTTTTCTACTTCCTGTGGGGAAGCAAGTGGGAGAGGCTGAGGAGGGAGGTGGTCAAGAGGCCCAGGTCCAAGGGGGGGAAAGGCTTGCCTGACCTCTACTTGTTCCTGGGCAGCCGCTACACAGCGTTACATCTCACTCTTGCCACCTCCCCGGTCAACAACAAGACCCAGGCCCTCGCACGGTTCTGGCTGGGATCTTACCTCAGGACCCTGAGGCTGATCCCAGTCGACCTGCGAGCCCCAGTCTCTTTCCTGCTCCCCACTCACTACGCCCAGCTCCAGAAATTTTTAAGACATTTTAAACTGGAAAAAGAAGCAGTCACGGTTTTAACTAAACaccgctctcttttctctcttgtgCAGGATCGGGAACCGGTGTGTCCAGTACGCGGGCTCGCGATAGGTGAGCCCACCACGGTTTGGCGCAACGTGGCCGATCCTGCTCTGCTGAATTGGCATCGTGACCTGTCCTGGATGGTCGCCCATGAGATCCTCCCGGTCAGGGCCGTCATGCACTCCCGGGGCATGGCAAGGAGATCCGCGTGCCCCCGACCAGGCTGCGGCCAAGAGGAGTCGGTGAGGCACCTGCTCTGTGAGTGCAGAGCCGCCAGGGACCTGTGGAAGGAAGCAGGCCCCCTGATCACTCCGTGTCTYCCAGCAGGGGAGGACCTAACGCCTCAGCTCGTGCTGTACGGGGTGGGCCGAAGGCCTATTCCATCGACGGCCTTCACCAAGCTCTGGCCCACCCTCACGTGCCTGAAGGACGCTCTGTGGTCCTCCCGTAACCTGCTGGTAGCGAAAAGCGTAGAGACCACCCCCCAGGCAGTGGCCATGGTAGCCACAGAAGCCCTGGGGTGGTACAGAAGGAAGGGGGCCTCGACCCCAAGRGAAGGGTCCCCCACAACACCCTAG